Part of the Ctenopharyngodon idella isolate HZGC_01 chromosome 8, HZGC01, whole genome shotgun sequence genome, TAATGAACTGTGAAAATTGGAtaactttcctgaggtaaatccaacattaaaggattagttcacacaaaaatgaaaattctgtcatcatttacttgtcgtcccaaacctgtaagactttctttcatctgaTCCCTCTATTGACAGTCCACACAACTACCTCTTCAACACTTAAAGAAGTTCATGAAGAGaatttgaatttaggcttttattcacatataaatatttatcaACGCAcgagcgagaaccaatgaggttcattctcgtgttacgcagcacgtttgagcttcagcgagaaccaatgaggttcattctcgtgttacgcagcacgtttgagcttcagcgagaaccaatgaggttcattctcgtgttacgcagcacgtttgagcttcagcaagaaccaatgaggttcattctcgtgttacgcagcacgtttgagcttcagcaagaaccagtgaggttcattctcgtgttacgcagcacgtttgagcttcttcaagaaccaatgaggttaatgctcgtgttacgcagcacgtttgagcttcagcgggaaccaatgaggttcattctcgtgttacgcagcacgtttgagcttcagcgagaaccaatgaggttcattctcgtgttacgcagcacgtttgagcttcttcaagaaccaatgaggttaattctcgtgttacgcagcacgtttgagcttcagcgggaaccaatgaggttcattctcgtgttacgcagcacgtttgagcttcagcgagaaccaatgaggttcattcttgtgttacgcagcacgtttgagcttcttcaagaaccaatgaggttaattctcgtgttacgcagcacgtttgagcttcagcgggaaccaatgaggttcattctcgtgttacgcagcacgtttgagcttcagcgagaaccaatgaggttcattctcgtgttacgcagcacgtttgagcttcagcgggaaccagtgaggttaattctcgtgttacgcatcacgtttgagcttcagcgggaaccaatgaggttcattctcgtgttacgcatcacgtttgagcttcagcgggaaccagtgaggttaattctcgtgttacgcagcacgtttgagcttcagcgggaaccaatgaggttcattctcgtgttacgcagcacgtttgagcttcagcgagaaccaatgaggttcattctcgtgttacgcagcacgtttgagcttcagcgagaaccaatgaggttcattctcgtgttacgcagcacgtttgagcttcagcgggaaccaatgaggttcattctcgtgttacgcagcacgtttgagcttcagcgggaaccaatgaggttcattctcgtgttacgcagcacgtttgagcttcagcgggaaccaatgaggttcattctcgtgttacgcagaacgtttgagcttcagcgagaaccaatgaggttcattctcgtgttacgcagaacgtttgagcttcagcgagaaccaatgaggttcattctcgtgttacgcagcacgtttgagcttcagcgagaaccaatgaggttcattctcgtgttacgcagcacgtttgagcttcttcaagaaccaatgaggttaattctcgtgttacgcagcacgtttgagcttcagcgggaaccaatgaggttcattctcgtgttacgcagcacgtttgagcttcagcgagaaccaatgaggttcattctcgtgttacgcagcacgtttgagcttcttcaagaaccaatgaggttaattctcgtgttacgcagcacgtttgagcttcagcgggaaccaatgaggttcattctcgtgttacgcagcacgtttgagcttcagcgagaaccaatgaggttcattctcgtgttacgcagcacgtttgagcttcttcaagaaccaatgaggttaattctcgtgttacgcagcacgtttgagcttcagcgggaaccaatgaggttcattctcgtgttacgcagcacgtttgagcttcagcgggaaccaatgaggttcattctcgtgttacgcagcacgtttgagcttcagcgggAACCAATGAGGTcgaaggttcattctcgtgttacgcagaacgtttgagcttcagcgagaaccaatgaggttcattctcgtgttacgcagaacgtttgagcttcagcgagaaccaatgaggttcattctcgtgttacgcagcacgtttgagcttcagcgggaaccaatgaggtttgttcttgcgcgtcaagcaggttcagttgagcttctgttgtttttctctgatcagtgtttatatgtgagtaaaagcctaaatcaGACCTGATCATctgctgtttttaaataatcGGCCTTATTCATGATATTGATTGTGTTTTTGCAGACATTACTTTTAAGTGTTCTAATGAAGAGAATTGGAAATAAAAGCACAGTGCTACTGGGACTCGGATTTCAGCTGTTCCAGCTGGCCTGGTACGGCTTTGGGTCAGAACCATGGTGAGCTGGATCTCCAATCTGAGTTTTTTCTATGATGGATGTTTATTTTGATCGGTACAGTCTGGCATTGTTTGTAATGGAAAAGAGATTGAGCATGTGACGTCAGCTCTATTGTGAAGGGATTACCGGTGTGTCTCTCGCTGGGTTTAAAATAGCGCTTGTGTTTCTGGACCACAGGATGATGTGGGCGGCCGGAGCCGTCGCTGCCATGTCCAGTATCACCTTTCCCGCCGTGAGCGCGCTGGTGTCTCGCTGCACGGATCACGACCAGCAGGGTGAGACACaaaccacaacaacaacatgGCCGTCAAAAGGCCTGTCTGTCTTCATGAACTGTGTCTTTGTTTTAGGAGCGGTTCAGGGGATGATCACAGGGATTCGAGGTCTGTGTAACGGACTCGGTCCGGCTCTTTTTGGATTCATATTCTTCCTCTTCAATGTGGAACTGAAGGAGATGAGCCCCGTCACGAACCCCATCACACCCAGCACCGAAGAGGTCAGAGATGCTGCTGAATGAtgttttcagtgttattttttctGGACAGTATTCCTAGtgtcttttctctttcagaAATCTGCTATTCCAGGTCCACCCTTCCTGTTCGGCGCGTGTACGGTGGTTCTGGCGCTGCTGGTGGCGGTCTTCATTCCGACTCAACACGCTCCGGCCGTGAAGACGTGCAGCACGCGGGTCATGACGGAGCCCGTGAGCAGCGGTGGCGTCCCGGAGAACAGCTCCGTTCCTGTGAGCGACGAAGACAACGAGCCTCTTTTACAGGACAGCAGCTTATAGACGACTGAAACAAGGTTTTGATTCCAGCGGTGTGTCGGAAAAAGCTTTTTATGGGATGTCTAAACGTCTttttggcaacactttacaataaggtctcattagttAGTGCATTCTGTGCAGCATTCATTAATCTTTATCAATGTTCgttaataaaaatagaaaaataaaaaaaaatattgttcattgtttgtttttttattttaaatgtattaatatataatgaaattaacatgaactaagattaataaatgctgtagaagtgtttttcattgttagttcatattatctaatgaaaccttattttaaagtgttaccgtcTTATTTCTTATCCTTTTGTCTTTGAAAGAGAATGTGCCTTCTTCATATTTTGGCATATAGTTCATGTGCTGCCGTGTATCTGAATGTACATGTAGTCAAGCCAATGTCCTTTAATATATTACTGATGAACTTTAACCTCTGCGCTAAACTTGTACAGACCGCAATAATAATGTTGACACAAAGATTTCATCTGACAGCAGGaagcatttaaaaacactgcaaaacaagttcttcctcagtgtttctgtcttgttttgcagcacaaatatctaaacattcttaaatcaagacacatttactggagaagagaaatgactgaagatattaagactgaaaaatgagtttgtgcttaaaacaagaacgaatatctgccaatggagtcagaaaaataaacttgttttcactttgaattaagattatttttctgactccacttacagatatttgttcttgttttaagcacaaactcacttcattttgattcattttccagtaaatgtatcttgatttaagaatgtttagatatttgtgctggaaaacaagacagaaacactgaggaagaacatcatgtgTGGCTGTGATGCAGTTGCACGTACAGCGAGAGCGCGGCGTCTTTTATCAGAAGTCAATAAACGACACAAAACAGACATAATCATTGTTTTTAGGTCAGATGCAGCTTTGATAGATTAATTATTAGGAAGTAAATTCAATCTATATTCATATACGAGCACCAGCTATTCGACACGGAGCTGCTACCTCACGATTAAACATCTGCTTGATTAAATACATTGATGTTTCTGTGTTGCAGATGTCCtgaaaaatatcatttttaaaacagctttACTGATTTATCGTTGCTTCCTAACAGAACCGACTCTTACTGACTTTTATGTGATTATTTaattaaagtgtattttttgCATGTTAAACGCAGAGTAAGAcgaatttcagtttcattacGTCATTCGCTGATATCATGAAACATACTGCAGCAATAACATGTGAACTACATGCCTGAATCCGTGACGTTATCAAGCACGATTGAATGTCTGTAGCGTTACAGATGTGTTTTAGCAGCACAGAGAGAAGCAAACTTGGGGACCTGATTATTATGCATACTTGAAAATGAAGTGTAGACGTGACTGTATTTATGCAATCGGTGCTGATCGCCGCGCATTGACGAGCTCGTAGCCCCACTAAAGTCATTTTAGATGTTTTTCAATGAACTgcactttgttttttaatgatgtttcGGCTACAGGTGCCATTCTTCATGTCTATGCAGACTTGATGCTCGTTGGTTTGTAGATGCCTTCTGAAGAGATTTTATTGATGCACATTAAGCATTCGTTTGCTGATGACTGCAACCAGACGTTTGTTACAAGCTATTCGTTAATCAATGTTTCAATAAACCACTTCATATTCCAGAAatgagtgtttttttcccctgataACTCCATTTAcagcttaaaacaagaacaaatgtctGCAAGtgaggtcagaaaaataatcttaaagtgaacacatgaTTATTTTTctctccattggcagatatttgttcttgttttaagcacaaactcatttttcagacttaatatcttcagtcatttctcttctccagtaaatgtgtcttgatttaagaatgtttagatatttgtgctggaaaacaagacagaaacactgaggaagaaagtcatttttgcagtgtggAATAACATCCAGGTGTTTGCATGTTATATTTATGGCAGAACGCAAAATAGATGAAATTTTGTTTAATTGCAATACATTGAAATGGCACTTCTTTTAATAACATATCTTATAAAACATTGACTTCTATCAGACATCAGGATCATAATCATGCTGTGAAACATTTGGTCACATcaaaacaaactaaacaatgGAGATCTTCACCGAAAAGCAGATCAAAATGGGTTTGGCATCAGCATTTTAACTAGTAAGAATGATAAATgcaatcaaaaataaaacatgaacttTAACCCTGCTAGCTGatttgcactgcaaaaaaaggtgttttccagcacaaatatctacaTTTTATCATGATTTAAGAATATTTGtgttggaaaacaagacaaaaacactgaggaagaacatcattttttcttaaaggaatagtaaAACTACAAAAGAAATCCAAACCCTTTACATACTAACAGCTTATCAACAGTGTAACCTGCATGTGAATGTGGATTACACTGGGAATGAGAGAACTAATAAACGGATCACACGGATATCTGGTGTCACGCCGGaggagatgatgatgatgatgatggcgTGGGTTCTTCATCTACAGCACGCAGCTCAAGGACACTTTGGTGGTGTACATCGGCTGAGTGTCTGAAAAGAGGAACATTTGAAGCTCAATTTctgcaaatatttaacaaacTGCAGCTCCAGCAAACAGAAAACGTTCCCACAACGTTCACTAATGTTTTGTAAAGGTTAagataaaatgttctttaaattccatcagtgtcgactccggtttgaacaatgtaaggctgaacactgtcgtcattttggctgcgtgagattctccagctttgttgttgttgagctgttaaagctccgccctcttctggaaagggggccgggagcagcagctcatttgcatttaaagggacacacaataTACAATGCCAGGTTTAGGAGACATTttcttatttgttatttttaaccaCACTTACATgcatatattttacttaattaaatgtaaacccATATGACATCATTCATCGCACACAGACGGTCTCACCTCTGTCCTGAAGAGACTCGATGTATGTTTTCATGAACTCTTTCTCATGTACGACCTGAGCTTCTGCGTCTATGTTCATGTCATCATCCGGAGCGTTTATTGGATTGTCGTATAATCGGATTAATCTGGAATAGAAAGATCAAGATCACGCTGATCATGTTTTGTGAGTGTGGATCAATTCTCCATCTTACAGAATCAACAGAAGGACTAGATTTATGAAAGATATTTCTGTCCTTCTTACTTGATGTCAGGACTGTCGACTAACTGAGACGGGATGCTGTAGAGCTCGTCTGCGCTGATCACCATCATCTTCAGATGGACGAGGTTCGTCATGGTCATCGGCACGTATCTCACGTTGTTTTTGTGAAGGAACAGAGTCTCTAAAGCCTCGAGTCTAAAGGAGGGCAGATTCAAAGTGTCAGACTcatgatgtgtgtgtgatttctacagaaacacacacactcacacacacctgtCAATGTCTTCAGGCAGGTCTTTGAGTCTGTTGTTGCTGATGTCCAAACACTTCAGGCTTTCCATGCGAAGGACGCAGATCGGGATAGTGGCAAACTGATTTTCTGCAATGTCCAAGTGCTTCAGTTTTTTGAGATTACTCAGCTGAAAAAAGAATAATATCCCAGCTAACGGAACAATTTCCCATTAAGTTTTAAAATTGAATTCATAAGAACAATTTATGTTTGTCTCCAGAACATTTGCTCAGAAGGATGGATTAGATCATCATGTCGTACCTCAAAGGGAAGCTCAGACAGGTTTCTGTTCGCCGTCATCTCTAATCGTTCTAGATTCACACATTCCCCGAGTTCAGCTGGAATGCTCAGCAGTTTATTATAATTCACATTTAATTCCCTCAGGCTGATCAGCTTTCCTGTGAAAGACGAGACGTTTGCATTTGATTTCTAACGTGTGGAACAATGACTTCAGTATTTCAGTCTGAGATCTGAGGTTTGGTGACCCGCACCGATTTCCACAGGAAGCTTCGTCAGTCCGTTTTTAGGGACGTCCAGCACACGCAGATCCACGAAGGCCTCGATGTACGTGGGAATCTCGCGGATCTTTGTTCCGTGGATGTGCCATTCCTTGAGATACGTCATGAACTGAAGATCTTCAGGTAATTTCTGCAAATCAGAATCATAGTAGAATCACAAACGGTACAAAtgaatttgaaaaacaaaagctTTTTCAGATAGTTACCATCCATTTGTCTCCAATCAGCTCAAAAATGAACTTCTTGCTCTCAGAGTCATTGTCTGGATGAGACGGACAGTCAGAGGTCAGACAGAGTTTGTCTcaaaagtagggatgcaccgatatgaacattttggccgataccgataactgATATTAACcgatatttgaaagccgataaccgatatattggccgataaatctgaatcaaaattgttatataatttttcaaagcCTGATTACAAAGACAAAAGTTTCACCATTCTTACTGGGCCGATAaccataacattaaaaatgaacatatatcagccgataccgatatgttggccgatatatcgtgcatccctactcAAAAGGAATATAGTTTGGTGAGGTTTAGGCCAGGGTTATTACagttaacaaacaaacatatatacacatttaaacatatattttttaaaaacacaacaaacactacacctttaactaaaatgaaaatggaaaatatacaaataaaaatcggttcaaaattaaaaatataatagtgtctcaatgatactaaaataacccTGGTTTAggcaaatgaaaatgaaacacacattgataaaataaataataaataacaaggAAATCATATTCTAAAACATCAACCAAGATATATGCTTGAATTACTGaagaatttatttgaatatcCATTTCATCAGGTTTAGAAGTACtaaaatagtattattatttgcCCAGCTAACATTCTCggaacaaacattcttctagtaacgttaatagaacatttgttcaaagctatctggtctttaataatgttctcaaaacatcattagtattatttatacaacATTCATCGAATgtgtttctgaaacattttagttggacgttcatctaacgttttttaaatcttgctacttgtttcagacccttcaaaaaaatgaaaaataatgatcccataatgtttgaagaatgatacaataaagaaaatgttttgtctAACGTTCACATaaactaaaacatttacaaaaacgTTACGTTCTgataacattcagaaataacgatttcataacttaatgggaacgtgagcaaaatgttcttagaacatatttctgtTAGTTGGGTGGGTTTGCATTTTGCAGTGCTGTTTTTATCGTTGTGTAGAACCGATACCGTTATTATCGTTGTGTAGAATGTGAAGTTCGCTGTTCGCGGATCTGTCGAGGTAACACTGCAGCGCCGCGACCTCCGCGCTCTTCAGCTTCCTGCACGCGATGCGATACTGCCACTGCTGATTGACCCTGCAAACAAACCAGATAAACAGCTTGATTGTTAATAAATCAGCAAAATATACTGATGGGACACACGTGGATGCTCTATTTAATTCCGTTCCTAAACGCGACAcagcaaaaaatgattttctcactcagtattttttttttttttttgtcttgttaaaaatattaagtcttgtttaacGAAAAAGTAAGTTTTCCCTTTCCCCTTCTGACCCGGCAGATTTGCTCTTGTTTTAAAgatacactatgtaatgtttttgttcaaaattaacaaaatgtaaatattaagtcaatacatcatcaaatAATTCTTCCAAACGTGTTTTTTCTtgccctgattcactatggtaagtctatattttagacctgacgggacggttttcgcgggaaatttTGTACATACGTCACTCGCCCGTGCGCGTCTCCGGCTGCGTTTACGCCTGTCTGGTGTGGGACTAGCAGGATAGTTTCACAACGAGCGAGAAAGATTGAAATCTCCGGGGAATTACCCGttttaaacaaacactgaacagaggagagtctgctggaaAAAAGAGAACGAGACAGAgatcgtaataaaacaagaatcaatatcggcttggcttttcggagatggcgagaactgagggatttgaaatgttgtaaaagcaacGCGGACGATGGTGTTTTTAtcactcaacaggtgagtaagtgttttattgaacagatgtagctctctaacagagttcactgtaaagcattatctattgtgaaggccATTGTTGGTTGTGCTGTGCTGGAaattatttgtaaattattggGTAAAAATGaatgggtaaagctacagtaatgccttcagctagtcagcttgagatcctttccatctaaactggttctGTCTCTGAAGACTAGTGAATGTTTTAGgataatttctctctctttctttagttTTGAGAAAGAACTATATTCATCCGAACAGTCACGCAGAACCGAAGCACgaccaaaacaatgttcctccgcaaaatgcatgcagttttgtttttaaccgctagagggtCAAAAGTTACATCTTCTTCAGTCAtttttcttctccagtaaatgtatcttgatttgaaaatgtttagatatttgtgctggaaaacaagacaaacactTTTTGCAGTGCATGACCTGACCTGAGTTCAGCTCCAGTCCTAATCAAACACCTGCCTGTAATAATCAAGTTTGACTAGCAGGTTCTGATTGTGGTTGGAACTGAATCTGCTCTACAGGAGAGAATGATCCGTCCTCACCTGGCCAGAGCACTTTTACTGACGCGTTCTTCCTCCTTCTTCTGCCGCTGTTTGTATTTCTTCACTCGTCCCTCCCACAGATCTCGGATCAGTGAGAGATCGTACACGGGAATGTCAATGCCGACCCGGTCTGCCTTCATGATGCTGAACAACAGACACACCGtaagagagaaaaacacacacacacacacacacacgactgaAGTTTCATCCCATGAACACTTTAAGATCACAATTAATTTCAGTGCACCTtgtaaaaataactgaaaatatgTTGCCCAAAACCAGcagatgttcttcctcagtgtttctgtcttgttttccagcacaaatatctgaacattcttaaatcaagattcatttactggagaagagaaatgactgaagatactAAGacttgtttaatgaaaaatgcaattaaattaagtgactttgtgcttaaaacaagaacaaatatcttaaaccttcaaataattttattgttttcagcAAAACAccttaattttgattaatttttcagataataagacttaatatcttaaatAATTGAGTACATTTATCTGTGCTGGAAAACATGATAAAATACTGCATAAGAACgtaattttttgcagtgtggtcAAATAGAAACTGTAAATCTGTGATAACACGCCtcaaataccattttgcacaCATTAATCAGGTTTATTTAGTTGTGTGATGATAATGAAGTTAATGTAAAGCTTTCCCAATGAATAgagaacgttctcagaacgttctctcaaggttctctcaacgttctctcaaggttctctcaacgttatgaacaaacgttcttccagtaacgttaatagaacgttcattCAGAgatatctggtctttaataatgttctcagaacgttctctcaaggttctctcaacgttctctcaaggttctctcaacgttatgaacaaacgttcttccagtaacgttaatagaacgttcgttcaGAGTTATCtgatctttaataatgttctcagaacgttctctcaaggttctctcaacgttatgaacaaacgttctttcagtaacgttaatagaacgttcattcagaattatctggtctttaataatgttctcagaacgttctttcaaggttctctcaacgttatgaacaaacgttcttccagtaacgttaatagaacgttcgttcaGAGTTATCttatctttaataatgttctcagaacgttctctcaacgttatgaacaaacgttctttcagtaacgttaatagaacgttcattCAGAATTATCTGATCTTAAataatgttctcagaacattAGAACAACAATGTTATGCTCGAAACCTTTTAGTTGAAcgttcatctaacatttttttaaatgttactacttgtttcagaacgttcagggaacattcaaaagtaacgttcccataatgtttgaagaatgataaaatggaacgTTCACACATCCaagaaaaattgttttaaaactggacattttcagaaaatattcagaaataacattttcataacttaatgggaacattagcaaaacgttcttaaaACATGATTCAGTTCTCCAGGAATCTgtgaggtgtttatgaatcatGTGAGGTTGTTCGAGGGCTAATCATATTTGTGTTGCGATTATGACTCAGCAACAGTCGATATGACCTCTAACCCATGAAGAGTCACCCAGATTAacagcatacacacacacgatgGCCTGGATGTTATACGCTGCACTGTTAGTCTTCATTAAAAGGTCATTAATAAGGTCATACCtaataaatgcatgaataagTGTGTATATACCTGCGCCTGCGAGCAGCTCCTCTGCGCTTCTGTCCGGTTGAGCTGCTTGTTTACCGCGCGTCTGTATTTAGACGTCTGTGTGAACATGCTGCTATTTTTACAGCGTGTGATTTGATTCCTCATGTGTCAGTCTCTGGACTCCTTCACATGTCCACACTCTCACACATGCTGATCCGTGAATGACACACAGACCTTCAGTACGTCTGCAAACACTGATGATGTCACACACACCTGCATTTACATATTTAGATATGTAGCTTGTGTCCTTGAACCTTTTTGTTCCTCTGAAATGTTTGACATGTTGACCTTCTTTCCCATTACTCACTCATTATTTATCACTCGCTGGATTCGTCACATGATCCTGTGATGCAGCTGTAGAGCATGACATCAGATCACACACAcaggagactggggctagttgtcacaaggCCAGGTTTTGAGTTATTAAAGCTTGTTCGCTAGCAGTGATTTTTCGAGGTCGGAATTCAAAACTTTTCTTTCTGAATTCTGTCCTCCAAACTGAATTTTTGAGCACATGTGTTTTATATGCTGTAATTTTAATATACAGTTTATTATATAGGGCTTCCTAATTGTGAAATTTATCTGAAAAGCATAAAATATAGGCTGATTAATAAGAGGTTCACATataatgtgacaacatgcccctctatgataaaatgatcaaataaaaatgataaagagAAAGAAGTaacaatataacattaaataaaggaAGGACTGGCCAGCAGATGGCAGTATTGATCAAGTTAAGCGGGTCAGATGTAActtattgatttaattaaaccttCTTTTcaagttctgttgacataattttgatcATTACCAggattattatagttaaaaataaaaccattaaaaatcatttttgttactggaaatagaatattttgagaataatatgagaaatttcagctagttgccaaagcaaattttaaaaattttcatttagtttaagttgatgtacttaaat contains:
- the lrrc2 gene encoding leucine-rich repeat-containing protein 2, which codes for MKADRVGIDIPVYDLSLIRDLWEGRVKKYKQRQKKEEERVSKSALARVNQQWQYRIACRKLKSAEVAALQCYLDRSANSELHILHNDNNDNDSESKKFIFELIGDKWMKLPEDLQFMTYLKEWHIHGTKIREIPTYIEAFVDLRVLDVPKNGLTKLPVEIGKLISLRELNVNYNKLLSIPAELGECVNLERLEMTANRNLSELPFELSNLKKLKHLDIAENQFATIPICVLRMESLKCLDISNNRLKDLPEDIDRLEALETLFLHKNNVRYVPMTMTNLVHLKMMVISADELYSIPSQLVDSPDIKLIRLYDNPINAPDDDMNIDAEAQVVHEKEFMKTYIESLQDRDTQPMYTTKVSLSCVL